The Oceanispirochaeta sp. genome contains the following window.
TGGTTATCCCTTCTGATATTGCCTGGGTTCCCCCAGTCCCTGCGGCAGCTGGTGACATTGCCTGGAGCAGCAAGGTGTATTACTATCAGAAGATCAATAACTGGATCAGCTGGTTTTACAAGGAAAACAAAGAGATTTTCGGAGTGAGATATTACACGGAATCCCTTGATACGGCCGGTAATGGAAAACCAAAAAGATCATCCCTGGCCTATGAACATACCCTCTCCAGAACAGTACCCGCATGGTCGGATGACAGCTGGTTTTCTGATTACCTGGACTGGATTTTCACTGATAATGATGAAGAGAATCTGTCAGAAACAGTGATCCGTTATGAAATAGGAACCAATGGCCAAAAAACCGTTAAGTCTTCCACAAAAGTGGTTCCCACCTTTGGAGAAACGTTCACCATTGACAATCAGATGGATTATACCTTTGAATAAGACCTGATATGAGAATTTCAATGAATAGACCTTCCCTCTTATGGGGGAAGGTGTTTCTTAATTTAATGATCATCCTCCTTCCAGTGATCAATCTGTCGGCGATGAGCGAATCAAATACACTGGTAACCGTCGTTGTTCAGTTTGAAATGAAGACTGACATGATCCGCTCTGAAGAATCCTATAGAATGGCCATGGAAGAGGCGATGGCAAAAGCCATGGCAGAGGGAGAGGCTGATCTTGTCATTTTTCCTGAATATCTGGGTGTTTTTGCTTCTTTGATTCCCTGGTATTCCTACCTGAGTTCTGAAATGCCCATGGAAGACGTTTGGAAAACTCTGGTTCATGACCATCCCGGATTGACCATTAATGAGCTGTTTATAAGGGAATCTCAGGAATGCGATAGCTTTCTGAATGACTTGTGGGGGGATTTAGCGTCCCGATATGATGTCTTTATCCTCAGCGGTACCCGCTTGAATTACAGCCGGGACAGAAAAGGTCTGGTGAATCAGGCTGTGGTGTATAACCCCCGGGGGGAAGTCGTCTACAGGCAGAATAAATACTTCCTGACAGAGTTTGAAGAGGATATATTGAATCTCAGATCAGGGGATATTCGCAAAACTCCGGGATTTATGGTGAAAGATCATCATATCAGACTCACCATCTGCCGTGATACCTTCCTCAAAGAGTGGGAAACACTCTACAAAAATGGTGATCTCTGGATCGATATCAAGGCCAATGGAGTAGAATACACCGAAGACCAGGTAACTCTTTTTACCAGGGCTTTACCCGCCCGATTGGGTCAAACAGCCATTCCATTTGGCATTACCGCCTGTCTGACAGGACATTTTCTTGATTTATTATGGGAAGGTGAGTCAAATTTCCTTTATAATGAAAAAGGTAAGGTCAGTTATCTGGATGTAAGTGAAGCCGTAGACAGCTTTGAAATCTTGAGGAGACAAATTCCCTGACCCGGAGGATGAATGCAAAGGCTCTCCAGGCGCACACAAAAAATATTATATCTGCTCCCTTTCCTTCCAGTCCTGAGTGTGTTTGCAGATGTTTCAACCACGAAGAAGATTCATCAACTTCCCTCAGAATTGAAATTTTCCCAGGATCTATTTCTGATTATATTGATGATTCTTGTGGTCCTGGTTTCCAGAATACTGATCCGTATCACTGAAAGGAAACGCCTTACCCGCCTTTTGAAGAATTGCAATGAAACCATATTAATCTGCGATGTTTCGGGAAACCTGAAAGAGCGTATAACTGGTATTTTCTGGGAGGGCTCTCTTTTAGATTTTTTTGAGAAGGAAAACCACTGGGAGCTTGTCCAGAGTCTTCAGACTGTGGCCGCCATGGCTCCGGATCATCTGATGTGTTTGAATCTGACGTCCCTGGATCTGGAGCAGGAACGATACTATCAGATTGTTCTGCAGAATATGTTGAAGTACAGAAACATCCAGGGCATTTCAGTGACCATAACAGACATTTCTGAAGCAAAATGTCTAGAGAACCGCTTGTTCCGTTCCAGAGAAACAGCCAGCCATGAGGCCCGGCATGACCCTCTCACAAGCATTCCCAACAGACTCTATTTCAATGAAGCCATCAAACGTCGTTTTGCAAGGTTGGAACGCCATAAAGAAGAAACGATTAGCCTTCTGATGATGGATCTGGATCACTTTAAACAAGTCAATGATTCCAAGGGGCATGATGTGGGAGATCTTGTTTTAATCCATTTGAGCAAGATGTGCAGCGAAATGATTCGCGGAGCCGATGTTTTTGCCCGGTACGGAGGTGAAGAATTCATCTGCTATCTTGATGATCTAAATCCAAAAGATGCCCTGGAAGTTGCCGAAAGAATGAGATTGAAGGTTGAAAAATCGGAAGACTGGCCCGAAGGAGTCAAGCTGACGGTCAGCATCGGCATTGTAGAATTCAAGGGAGAAACCCTGCCGGATGATCTCATCAAGAAAGCTGATATAGCCCTTTATAAAGCGAAAGCTACCGGCAGAAACAGGGTCTGTGTTTTTGATGATGACTGCAGATAATTGAGAGTTCAATTGAGAGTGTCTTTACTTGCGGATAGAGCTTATTTCTGATATAAAAGGGGATTGCGCTGACATGAGTGATTACAATCCCTTAGGTTTCTCTTATGCAGCAGGGAGAATAGATGCTTAAAAAACTCGATGGTCTGAAGGGCCGTTACAATGAACTGACTAAACTGATCTCTGATCCGGAACTGGTGAAAGATCAGAAAAAATATAAAACTGTCATGCAGGATTACACTCATCTGTCGGAGATTATGGAGGCGGCCAACTCCTATCAGGAATTGATCTCCTCACTGGCTGATGCCAGGGAGATGCTGTCTGCCGAAAAAGACCCGGAAATGAAAGAAATGGCTAAGGAAGAAATTGACAGCCTCGAAAAGGATGTTGAGGAGATGGAACAAAAAATCCGATTCCTCATGGTCCCTAAGGACCCTCTTGACGGAAAAAATATTATCATGGAAATCCGGGCCGGAACCGGTGGTGACGAAGCGGCTCTTTTTGCAGCCGATCTATACCGGGCCTATTCCCGCTATGCAGAAACAAAAAACTGGAAAGTTGAAATCATGTCCTCCAATGAAATTGAACTGGGGGGATTCAAGGAAATTGTCTGTTCCATCAGCGGCAAGAGTGTCTATGCCGACCTCCGTTATGAATCGGGAGTTCACCGGGTCCAACGAGTTCCGGCCACTGAGTCAGGCGGCCGTATTCATACTTCGGCCATCACCGTAGCCGTACTGCCCGAAGCCGAAGAGACGGATCTGAAAATCAGGACAGAGGACCTGAAGGTCGATGTGTTCCGCTCTTCAGGTCCCGGGGGACAGAGTGTAAACACAACCGACTCTGCCATCAGGATCACTCACCTTCCCACAGGAGTGGTAGTCATCTGTCAGGATGAGAAATCCCAGATTAAAAATAAGGCCAAGGCCCTGAGAGTCCTGAGGTCCCGGCTTCTTGAAGCGGAAGAGGCAAAAAAGAATTCAGAAAGAGCCGAAGCCAGACGAAGCCAGGTCGGCTCGGGAGACCGGTCCGAGCGCATTAGAACATATAACTTTCCTCAAAACCGTGTCACCGATCATAGAATCAATCTGACACTGTACAAGCTGGATGCGGTCATGCAGGGAGATCTTTCTGATTTTTTTAACGCCTTGAAGATGAGTGCACAGGAAGAGGCATTAAAAACCGAGAGAATATGATAGACCTTCAGGAAAGAATCATCCGTGAAGTTCTGAGAGAAGGGTCTCAGAAATTAAAAGATTCGGAAACACCCTGGCTCGATGCGACAGTGCTTCTGGCCAGTCTGCTGAAATGCAGCCGTGAAAAATTACTGGCCTCTTATCCTGAGAGACTGGAGGAAGAACTCTTCCACTCTTTTATGGACCTCATTGAAAAGAGACGATCAGGGCATCCTGTAGCCTATCTGACAGGGAGCAAAGAGTTTTTCGGGCGGTCCTTTTTTGTGGAACAGGGAATTCTCTGTCCCCGGCCCGACACTGAAGTACTCATTGAAGCCGCTTTGGATCAGATTGAAAGGCGGGGGTATCGCCGAATTCATGACCTTTGCGCGGGGAGCGGCTGCATTGCCCTGACCCTGGCTCTGGAGAACAGTGAGCTGCGGGTCAGCGCTTCTGACATTTCATCGACTTCCGAGTCTGTTTTTGAAAAAAACAGAAATAACCTGTGTGCCGGGAATGTCAAGTTCAGACTTGCTTCCCTGCTCAAAGGCCTGGAAGGTCCCCTGGATCTGATCGTCAGCAACCCCCCTTATCTAACAACAGTGGAAACTGAGGACAGAATGGATCAGAATTGGAGGGAGCCGGCACTGGCACTGGACGGCGGAGAAGATGGGCTTGATCTGATCAGAGAAATTATCCGGGATGCCCCCCTCCTTCTGAACAAAAAGGGAATGCTCATGATGGAAGCCGATCCACGCCAGATGGATGAAATGGAGCGATTAATGGGAGCAGCAGGGTTTGATAAAATTAAGAGGGTCCAGGATCTGGCCTCTCATGAAAGAGTCATTCAGGGAGAGATTCCATGATTGATGTTGCTCTGGTTACTCCGGATAAGGTGGAAGTTCTTATTCAGGAATTTCTAGAAAAGCTCGGCCATTTCAGCGAAGAGGATCAGCAGGAAATACTAAAAGCCTGCCGCTGGGCTCAGGAGCTGCATTCAAAGCAGAAACGGGCCAGTGGTGAACCTTATGTCATCCATCCCATTCATGTTGCAGAGATACTTCTGAGTTTGCAGCTGGATGCCACGGCGATCAAGGCAGGACTCCTTCATGATATTCTGGAAGACACGACTGTCACCAGGCAGGAAATCAAAGACCGCTTCGGTATGGAAGTTTTTCATCTGGTCAATGGTGTTACAAAAATCAACATCGTCAATGTTAAGAATAAACGTGTTCAGGAAAGAGAAACCATCCGCAAGATGATCCTGGCCATGGATAAGGATATCAGGGTTGTCCTGATCAAGCTGGCAGACAAGCGGCACAACATGAATACCCTTCAGTACATGCCCGAGGATAAGCAGAAGCGAATTGCCCGGGAATGTCTGGATATTTATGCCCCTCTGGCAGGGAAGCTTGGTATCTACTCCCTGAAAACAGAGCTGGAAGACCTGTCTCTCAAATATCTAAAGCCTGAGGTTTATGATGAAATAAAATTCTTCCTCAGTCAAAAGAAAGAGGAGCGTGGAGAGTTTCTGAAACTGGTTCAGGAACAGATTATCAAAGCGGCAAGGGAAGAAGAGATAGAAATCAGCATAAAAACAAGGGCCAAACACTTCTATTCCATCTATCTGAAGATGAAACACAAGGGGAAAGAACTCAATGAAATCTATGATTTTCTGGGTATCCGAATCCTTTGTAAAACCCAACCCCAGTGTTATGCCCTTCTGGGTCTGGTGCATCATCTTTACAAACCCCTGTCGGGACGTTTTAAAGACTACATTGCCATGCCCAAGGAAAATGGCTACAAGAGTCTGCATACGACGGTAATGACATCATCAGGAAAGCCCCTGGAAATTCAGATTAGAACCGATAAGATGAATAATACCGCCGAATACGGTGTTGCCGCCCACTGGGCCTACAAGGAAGGAAAGCAGACGGCCGATTTGGATAGTTATAATTCAAACCTCCTGAAAAAGCTAAGGGATATCAACAGTGAAGATTATGGTACCAGCGATTTTTTCAACAGTCTGAAAGAAGATGTACTCACGGATACCCTCTTTGTGTTCACCCCCAAGGGAGACACCATTGAGCTTCCCAGCGGCTCAACAGCCATTGATTTTGCCTACCACATCCATACGGATATTGGCGATCACTGTCTGAGCGCCAAGGCGGATGATATGATCATCCCTCTGAATAAATCCCTTAAAAACACTCAGACGATTTCTGTTCAGACCTCTGCCAATGCCCATCCTCATCTGAACTGGCTGCGTTTTGTAAAAACAACCCGGGCCCGGTCAAAAATACGAAACTGGCTGAACAGACACGATAGTGATATTGTCATTGACCGCCATATAGTTGCCAAAAAGGCCTTGAAACGCCAGTCAACTGCACCAGCACCAGTCAAGAATGCCCTGGAAGAAAAGCCTTTCCAAAACAAGATGATGGACAGCAGCAAAATCGGGATCAGCATCGATAAAGAGCGGAATATCATGATTAAACTGGCTGGCTGCTGCAACCCTACAGCAGGAGACAAGATCATCGGTTTTATTTCACGGGGCCGGGGTATCATTGTGCATAAAGCCGACTGTTACAACCTGAAAGGCATCAATGATTTTGAAGAGCGGAAAATTGATGTGGAATGGGAAAATT
Protein-coding sequences here:
- a CDS encoding GGDEF domain-containing protein; this encodes MQRLSRRTQKILYLLPFLPVLSVFADVSTTKKIHQLPSELKFSQDLFLIILMILVVLVSRILIRITERKRLTRLLKNCNETILICDVSGNLKERITGIFWEGSLLDFFEKENHWELVQSLQTVAAMAPDHLMCLNLTSLDLEQERYYQIVLQNMLKYRNIQGISVTITDISEAKCLENRLFRSRETASHEARHDPLTSIPNRLYFNEAIKRRFARLERHKEETISLLMMDLDHFKQVNDSKGHDVGDLVLIHLSKMCSEMIRGADVFARYGGEEFICYLDDLNPKDALEVAERMRLKVEKSEDWPEGVKLTVSIGIVEFKGETLPDDLIKKADIALYKAKATGRNRVCVFDDDCR
- the prfA gene encoding peptide chain release factor 1, whose translation is MLKKLDGLKGRYNELTKLISDPELVKDQKKYKTVMQDYTHLSEIMEAANSYQELISSLADAREMLSAEKDPEMKEMAKEEIDSLEKDVEEMEQKIRFLMVPKDPLDGKNIIMEIRAGTGGDEAALFAADLYRAYSRYAETKNWKVEIMSSNEIELGGFKEIVCSISGKSVYADLRYESGVHRVQRVPATESGGRIHTSAITVAVLPEAEETDLKIRTEDLKVDVFRSSGPGGQSVNTTDSAIRITHLPTGVVVICQDEKSQIKNKAKALRVLRSRLLEAEEAKKNSERAEARRSQVGSGDRSERIRTYNFPQNRVTDHRINLTLYKLDAVMQGDLSDFFNALKMSAQEEALKTERI
- the prmC gene encoding peptide chain release factor N(5)-glutamine methyltransferase translates to MIDLQERIIREVLREGSQKLKDSETPWLDATVLLASLLKCSREKLLASYPERLEEELFHSFMDLIEKRRSGHPVAYLTGSKEFFGRSFFVEQGILCPRPDTEVLIEAALDQIERRGYRRIHDLCAGSGCIALTLALENSELRVSASDISSTSESVFEKNRNNLCAGNVKFRLASLLKGLEGPLDLIVSNPPYLTTVETEDRMDQNWREPALALDGGEDGLDLIREIIRDAPLLLNKKGMLMMEADPRQMDEMERLMGAAGFDKIKRVQDLASHERVIQGEIP
- a CDS encoding RelA/SpoT family protein; the protein is MIDVALVTPDKVEVLIQEFLEKLGHFSEEDQQEILKACRWAQELHSKQKRASGEPYVIHPIHVAEILLSLQLDATAIKAGLLHDILEDTTVTRQEIKDRFGMEVFHLVNGVTKINIVNVKNKRVQERETIRKMILAMDKDIRVVLIKLADKRHNMNTLQYMPEDKQKRIARECLDIYAPLAGKLGIYSLKTELEDLSLKYLKPEVYDEIKFFLSQKKEERGEFLKLVQEQIIKAAREEEIEISIKTRAKHFYSIYLKMKHKGKELNEIYDFLGIRILCKTQPQCYALLGLVHHLYKPLSGRFKDYIAMPKENGYKSLHTTVMTSSGKPLEIQIRTDKMNNTAEYGVAAHWAYKEGKQTADLDSYNSNLLKKLRDINSEDYGTSDFFNSLKEDVLTDTLFVFTPKGDTIELPSGSTAIDFAYHIHTDIGDHCLSAKADDMIIPLNKSLKNTQTISVQTSANAHPHLNWLRFVKTTRARSKIRNWLNRHDSDIVIDRHIVAKKALKRQSTAPAPVKNALEEKPFQNKMMDSSKIGISIDKERNIMIKLAGCCNPTAGDKIIGFISRGRGIIVHKADCYNLKGINDFEERKIDVEWENYSDKATQSFKVGARNVADLFSEIEGAIRKYQGHLISGSINETDRGDLEGYFTVEMNKMDDYKKIAKSIRTIPSVMNIQKVKQF